Genomic DNA from Methanofollis sp. W23:
CCGCGAGGTTGAGGCCAAGAAACTCCCGGGCAAGGTCAACATCATCGAGGATGACTGCTGCACCTGCCGCTGGTGTGCCGAGAACTGCCCAACCGAGGCGATCACTGTCGAGAAGATCTTCGAGGGCGAGATCGAGTTCCACGCCGAGAAATGTCCGGGTGGCTGCTCGACCTGTGCCGAGATCTGTCCGGCCCACGCGATCTACCTTCCCTCCCCTGCACCCGTAGCCGAGATGAAGGGCGAGAAGGAGCCGAACATCGCCGTCAACAAGGATCTCTGTATCCTCTGCGGCGCATGTGTCAACGCCTGCCCCGGCGAGGACATCATCGTCCTGAAGCGGACCGGCATCCGCATGAAGGGCAAGGAGACAGACCTGTTCAACAAGATCAAGGCGAAGCTCTTCACCCCGCGGACTTCCAGAGTAAAGGAAGAGGTCACGCCCGGCGAAGTGGAACTCAAGGCCCTTGAAAACGCGTGAGGTAGTGACATGGCAAAAGGATATAATGACCCTGCGATGGAAGAAAAGTTCCAGGACAGGTACTTCCACGCTACAACAGAAACAAACCCCGAATTTATCAAAGAGATAGAGCGGCTCGGCCGTACTCCCGCACATATGTGCTTCCAGTGCGGGACCTGCACAGGCTCCTGCCCCTCGGCACCCAGGTCGAGTTACCGGATCAGGAAGTTCATGCGCCGTGCCGTGCTTGGACTTGAGAAAGAGGCCCTGACCGACCCGGACCTCTGGCTCTGCACCACCTGTTACAGCTGCGCTGACCGGTGCCCGCGTGACATTGCCCCGACCGACGTCATCATGGCAATGCGCAACCTCGCGTTCAAGGAAGACATCGTCCCCAGGAACTTCCTCAAGACGATCCAGCTCATCTACAAGACCGGTCACGGCGTGCCCAACAACGACGCGAACCGGGCTGCCCGGCTTAAACTCGGACTTGAGGCCGAACCTGAGACGACCCACAAGTACCCAGAGTTCATTCCAGGCATCCAGAAGATCTTGGACCATTACCATATGAAAGAGACTGCAGACAGAATCCTCTCAGAGGGTGAGCAGTAAATGCACGAATATGCGTTTTTCCTCGGGTGCATTGCACCGAACCGTTACCCAGGCTGCGAAGCGGCCGCCATCAGGACAAGCCGGAACGTCGGCATCGAACTTCTCCCTCTGAAGGGCGCAAGCTGCTGCCCGGCACCGGGGGCATTCGGCGCGGTCGACCTCCGCGTCTGGTATGCGATGGCCGCCAGGAACATCTGTCTTGCCGAAGAGATGGGCAAGGACATCACCCTCATCTGCAACGGCTGCTACAAGTCGATCTACGAGGTCAACGAGCGGCTGAAAGAGGACGACGAGCTCCGTGACGAGGCCAACGAGGTTCTCGCCGAGATCGACATGGAGTTCAAGGGCTCAGTCGATGTCTACCACCTCGCCGAGCTCTACTATGACCCCAAGGTCTGCGGTGTCGAGAAGATCCGCGAGTCCGTGGTCAGGCCCCTCGACGGGACCAAGATCGCGGTCCACTACGGCTGCCACCTTCTCAAGCCACTCAAGGAGCGCCGGTTCACCAATTCCGAGAACCCGATGTGGATCGAGGAACTCGTCGACGCCCTTGGTGCAGAATCTGTCCAGTACCGCAACAAGATGCAGTGCTGCGGTGCAGGCGGCGGTGTCCGCGGCTTTGACCTGGCCCACTCGCTCGATATCACGAACGAGAAGATGATCAATATCGCTGATGCAGGCGCAGACGCCCTCACTGAGGTCTGTCCGTTCTGTCAGCTCCAGTTCGACCGCGGTCAGGTCGAGATCAAAGACAAGTTTGGCATCGAATGGGGTCTTCCGGTGCTTCACTACAACGAACTGCTGGGACTTGCCCAGGGAATGAGCCCCCAGGAGCTTGCACTTGACCTCCACGCCATCGACTGCAAGCCGTTCCTGGACAAGATCCTGTAAGGGAGGAATATTCATGGCAGAAGAGAAAAAACAGCCCAGAATAGGTGTGTTTGTGTGCCATTGCGGTACCAACATCGCCGGCACCATCGACGTGGAGGCAGTCAAGGATTATGCCACGACCCTCCCCAATGTCGCGGTCGCCGATCACTATCAGTACATGTGCTCGACTCCGGGCCAGCAGATGATCAAGGACGCCATCAAGGAAAACGACCTGACCGGCGTCGTGGTCGCTGCCTGTACGCCCCGTCTCCACGAGCCGACCTTCAGGACGGCCACACAGGAAGGCGGTCTCAACCCGTTCAGGTTCGAGATGGCCAACATCCGTGACCAGAACTCCTGGGTCCATATGCACGACTCCGAGGGTGCAACCGAAAAGGCAAAGGACGCCGTCAGGATCGCCGTTGCCAAGGCATCCCTTCTTGAGGATCTCTACCCCAAGAGCGTCCCGGTCGAACACGCCGCCATGGTCGTTGGTGGCGGTGTCGGTGGTATCCAGGCGGCACTCGACCTTGCAAACGCCGGGATCAAGACCTACCTCATCGAGAAGTCCCCGACGGTCGGCGGACGTATGTCCCAGCTCGACAAGACCTTCCCGACCCTCGACTGTTCACAGTGTATCCTTACCCCGAAGATGGTGGACGTCGGGCGTCACCCGAACATCGAACTCCACACCTACACCGAGGTCGAGGCAGTCGACGGCTACATCGGCAACTTCGAGATCACCCTCAGAAAGAAGGCCAGGGGGGTCATGAGCCAGGACGAGGCCACGGCCAAAGGGATCATCGGCGGCGGGTGTAACGGCTGCGGCGACTGTGAAGCAGCCTGTCCGGTCATCAAGCCCAACCCCTTCGAGCTCGGGATGGCACCAAGAAAGGCCATCTACATCTACCACCCGCAGGTTGTGCCTCTGGTCTATACCGTCGACTTTGACTCCTGTGTGAAGTGCGGTCTCTGTGTCGAGGCCTGTGGCGACAAGAAAGCCATCGACCTTGAGATGGAGGACACCTTCGAGACCGTCAAGGTCGGAAGTGTCATCCTCGCAACCGGGTACGAGATGTTCCCGATCGAGAAAAAGCGCGAGTGGGGCTACAAACAGTTCGACAACGTCATCACCTCACTCGAGTTTGAGCGCCTCATCTGTGCCTCCGGTCCGACCGGCGGTCACCTGGTCCGCCCGTCTGACGGCGAGACCCCGATGAAGGTCGCCTTCCTGCTCTGTGCAGGCTCTCGTGACAACACTGGTGTCGGCAAGCCGTACTGCAGCCGGTTCTGCTGCATGTACTCGCTCAAGCACGCCCACCAGGTCATGGAAAAGATCCCGGGATGCCAGCCCTACATCTTCTACATGGACATCAGGTCCTTTGGCAAGATGTACGAGGAGTTCTACTATCGTATCCAGAACGAGGGTGCGAAGTTCATCCGTGGCCGTGTGGCCAACATCCTCGAAGACCCGAAGACCAAGAACCTGCACGTCTATGCAGAGGACACCCTGCTCGGGCGTCCGGTCGACATCGAGGTCGACATGGCCGTGCTCGCCGCGGCGATTCAGCCTGCAGCAGATACCGACCACGTCAGACACCTGTTTGGCGTGTCCTGCTCACAGGACGGATGGCTTCTTGAGGCCCACCCGAAGCTGAACCCGTGCGGGACCACGACCGCGGGGATCTTCCTCGCCGGCGTCTGCCAGGGGCCAAAGGATATCCCTGACACCGTCGCCCAGGCCGAAGGTGCAGCTTCCGCCGCATCCATCCCGATCCACATGGGCAAGGTCGACCTCGAACCGTACTTCGCCCAGTGCATCGAGGAGAAGTGTGCGGGTTGTGGGATGTGCATCAACCAGTGCCCGTACTCCGCACTCGAACTCATCGAGAAGGACGGCAGGACGGTCATGCACGTGACCGAAGCAAAGTGTAAGGGCTGCGGGACCTGTGGTGGGTTCTGTCCAGGTGGTGCGATCTACATGCAACACTTCACCACACCGCAGATCGTGGCCCAGATCGATGCATTCCTCCTTGGAGGTGAGGAGTAAATGGCAGAAGAAGAATGGCAGCCGAAGATCATCGCAATCATCTGCAACTGGTGTTCTTACGCTGGTGCAGACCTCGCGGGCAGTGCCCGTACCCAGTACCCGCCTGACGTCCGTGCCATCCGTGTGATGTGCACCGGGCGTGTCGACCCGCTCTTCATCATGAAGGCCTTTGCCGACGGTGCCGATGGGGTGCTCGTCTCCGGGTGCCACTTCGGTGACTGTCACTACATCGCGGGCAACTACAAGTGTGCCAAGAGGATGTTCCTCCTCAAGAGTGTCCTCAAGGACCTTGGGATCGATGACAAGCGTCTTAGAATGACCTTTGTCTCTGCATCTGAGGGTGCCAAGTGGGCAATGGTCATGGAAGACGTCGTCAAGACCGTCAAGGAACTGGGTCCAAGCCCCATCAACCAGCTGAAGCAGTAAATGCCGGAGGTTATTACGGTGCCAGAAATCGAATTAAACCTCATATCCGGGCGGAGCATCCAGCAGGGTGTTTCAATGGAGGCGGGCAAGGAAAAGCCCGCCTACACCAAGGCTTGCGGCATCATCGAGATGGATGATGCCGACTTCAAGCGTCTGGGCGCCTGGAGAAATACCAATGTCCGTGTCACCAGCGAATACGGTAGCGTCGTCGTGAAAGCAGTGCAGACCACCCAGGGCCCCCACCCTGGGCTTGCCTTCATCCCCATGGGACCGTGGGCAAACATGGTCATCAGCCCGAAGACCTACTCGACCGGGATGCCGACCTTCAAGGGCGTACCGGTCACCGTCGACGTTGCTGAAGATGAGCCAGTGTACGATTCACTCGACCTCGTCCGCAAAGCCTGCAAGGGTGAGATCTAATGGCAAAGATTATCTCTGACGTAGTCTGTCCGTTCTGTGGAACGCTCTGTGACGACCTGGAAGTCAAGGTCTCTGACGACGGCAAAGAGATCCTCGAGGTCTACAATGCCTGTGTCATCGGCACAGAGAAGTTCCTTCACTCCCAGGCAGAAGACCGCCTGAAGGTCCCGCAGATGCAGGATGAAGAGGGCAACTCGAAGGACGTCAGCGTCGACGACGCCGTCGAGTACACCGCCCAGATGCTCTGCAACGCAAAGAAGCCCCTCATGTACGGCTGGTCCTCCACCAACTGTGAGGCACAGTCGGTGGGCCACGAGATCGCCGAACTTGTCGGAGCGGTCGTCGACAACACCGCCACGGTCTGTCACGGCACCACCCTCATCGCACTCCAGGATGTCGGTGTGCCAAGCTGCACCCTTGGTGAGGTCAAGAACCGTGCCGACCGGATCGTCTTCTGGGGCTGCAACCCTGCCCACGCTCACCCAAGGCACATGAGCAGGTACTCCATCTTCCCACGTGGGTTCTTCACCGGGAAGGGCCACAAGGCACGCAAGATGGTCGTCGTCGACCCGCGCAGCACTGACACGGCAAAGATGGCCGACCTCCACATGCAGATCGAGCAGGGCCGCGACTACGAACTGCTCAGCGCCCTGCGTGTTGCCATCCGCGGCAACCCGCTGCCTGAAACCGTCGCCGGGATCCCGAGAGAGACGATCCAGGATGTCGCCGAAACTCTTAAATCAGGCCGCTTCGTGATCATCTTCTTCGGTATGGGAGTCACGCAGTCGCTCTCCAAGAACCACAACATCGATATAGCCATCTCGCTGACCCGCGACCTTAACGACTACACCAAGGCGGCCATCATGCCGATGCGTGGTCACTACAATGTCACGGGCTCAGGGCAGGTGCTTGGCTGGCAGTTCGGATACCCGTTCTGCGTGGACCTCTCCCGCGGCTTTGCCCGCTACAATCCAGGGGACTCCACCTCAAACGACCTGCTCCGCAGGGGCGAGGTCGACGCGGTCTTCGTCCTGGGATCTGACCCGGGTGCACACTTCCCGATCTCCTCGGTGAAGAAGATCGCACACCTCCCGTCAGTCTGTGTCGACCCGCATTTCACCCCGACCTCCGCCGTCTGCAAACTCCACATGCCAGTCGCGTTCGTCGGTGTTGAGGAGGCGGGTTGTGCCTACCGGATGGACAATGTCCCAATCGAGACCAGGAAGGTCGTCGATGCCCCAGAAGGCATGCTCAGCGACGAGGAATTCCTCAAGCGTGTACTCACACGGGTAAAGGAGATCAAGGGGGTTGCGTGAAATGGTAGAATATCTGATCAAGAACGGTTTCGTCTTCGACCCGGTGCTCGGGATCAACGGTGACAAGACCGATGTTGCCATCAAAGACGGCAAGATCGTCAAGTCGACCGAGATCAAGAACCCGAAGGTCATCGACGCAGCCGGCAAAACAGTGATGGCTGGCGGGGTGGACATTCACGCCCACGTCGCCGGGCCAAAGGTCAACCTCGGCAGAAACTACCGTCCTGAAGATAAACTCTTCAATTGCAAACCTGGAAAGGGTGCAATGAGGATGACAGGCGGGTTCTCGGTCCCAACAGTCTTCAGGACCGGGTACAAGTACGCCCAGATGGGCTACACGACCGTAATGGAAGCGGCAATGCCGCCGCTGTACGCCCGTCACGTCCATGAAGAGATGCGGGACACTCCGATCCTTGACCAGGGGGCCTACCCGGTCTTCGGGAACAACTGGTTTGTCCTTGAGTACCTCAAGAACCATGAGGTCGAGAATACCGCGGCCTACATGTCCTGGCTGCTGCGGACCACCAAGGGTTACGCCGTCAAGATCGTCAACCCGGGCGGCACCGAAGCCTGGGGCTGGGGTCTGAACTGCAACTCGATCCATGACCCGGTCCCGTACTTCGACATCACCCCGGCCCAGATCATGAAGGGATTGATGGAGGCAAACGAGGCCCTGAGGCTCCCGCACTCCGTCCACATCCACACCAACAACCTGGGCAACCCTGGCAACTACGAGACCACCCTCGACACCTTCAAGCTCTTCGAGGGCGAGAAGCCGAACAACGACTTCGGGCGTAACCAGGTCATGCACCACACCCACGTACAGTTCCACTCGTACGGCGGGGACAGCTGGCGCAACGTGGAGTCCAAGGCCGACAAGATCATGGACTATGTCAACAGCCACGACAACATGACCATGGACCTTGGCTGTGTCACCCTGGACGAGACCACGACGATGACCGCAGACGGTCCGTTCGAGCACCACCTCACCGAGCTCAACCACCTCAAGTGGGCAAACACCGATGTGGAACTTGAGACCGCAGCAGGCGTCGTCCCGTACATCTACGCACCAAATGTCAAAGTCTGCGGCATCCAGTGGGCTATCGGGCTTGAACTCGGCCTGATGGCCAAGGACCCGATGCGGGTCTTCATCACCACCGACCACCCGAACGCAGGTCCGTTCTTCAGGTACCCGCGGGTCATGAAGTGGCTGATGAGCAAGGACGCCCGTGAAGCCCAGATGGACTCGTTCAAGTGGGCAGAGAAGGTCAGGGACGCCACGTTCCTCTCCGGCATCGACCGTGAGCTGACACTCTACGAGATCGCGGCAATGACCAGGGCAGGCACGGCCCAGGCGCTCGGTCTCAAGGATAGGTACGGCAGTCTTACCCCAGGTCTTGAAGGAGATGTTGCAGTCTATGACTACAACCCCGAGACCGCGGAGGACCCAGAACTCATCGAGAAGGCCTTCAGCAACGCGGCGTACCTCTTCAAGGGCGGCGAAATGGTCGTCAAGGAGGGCGAGGTCGTCAGCAACGGGAACAAGAAGACGCTGTGGGTCGACGCCAAGGTTGCGGAGAACCCACAGGTCCAGAGGGACGTCGCCGAGAAGTTCCTGCGGTACTACACGGTCACCCAGGCAAACTATGAGGTGAACGAGAAGATCTTCATGAAGAACCCGTACAGGATCGAGGTCGACGCAACCCAGTGAGGAGATGACGATGGAGACGGTAACACTGACACCAAAGGAGCAGTCCGAGCTCTATATCGATGCGGAGAACATCACCCCTGACACCTTTGCAGGGAAGTCCGCCGCGGAGATCGCCGAACTGCAGGTCTTTGAAGGGAACCAGACCCAGACCCTGGGCCAGTACTTTGAGGTCGCCGGCACGGCCGGCGCCACGGCCGAGGAGACGAAGATCGTCATCAAAGGCGATGTCACCAAGGTCAAGTACATTGGTATGCGGATGACTGGCGGCGAGATCGTCGTCGAAGGCTCAGCCGACATGTACGTCGGGGCCTGGATGGAAGGCGGCAGGATCCATGTGCAGGGGAATGTCGACTCTTTCTCTGGTACCGGTATGAAAGGTGGCGAGATCGAGGTCGACGGCAATGCCGGAAACTACCTCGGTGCCGCCTATCGCGGGGACTGGAGAGGTATGCAGGCTGGCACGATCCGTGTGCACGGAGATGCCGGATCTGACCTTGGAACCTTCATGAATGGCGGGACCATCATCGTCGAGGGCGACGTGGACGTCCACGTCGGCACCCACGCCGAGGGTGGGACCATCATCGTCAAGGGGAATGGCACATCCAAGATTGGCGGTCAGATGGTGAAAGGGGAGATCTATGTCTTCGGCACCATCGACGTCATGATGCCCGGCTATATCTACCGAGAAGATGTGGACCTTGAAGTCGATGGCGATTCGGCCAGGTTCGCCCTCTTTGAGGGCGACATGGGCGAGCGTCATTCAAAGCGGAAAGGTCAGGTCATCTACGGTAAAATTTACCAGAAATACTAAATATCACCCTTCTTTTTTTCTACAAAAGAGCGCAAGCCCGGATGTTATATTTCCCGAAGTATAATATCATATCGTAACACGCATTGCAAATTATCTCGCACAACCCCTTGCTCCACACGTGGCATGAGGCCACCCTATTTGAATCTTCTTCCATTACATCAATATATCTATGTATATATACCTCGGCAGACAGGTCCAAAGATAGCAATGCTTATATGCCGAGATGGTGACTATGCAATTGTCCCTTGAGGGACGTGCAGTAGCATCATCAGCAATTATCAGCGATTCCTTTAGCGATTCACTACACAGTTCCTGTATTGTATTGGTAGATACATCTCATTTGGAGGAAATTATATGGCTAAATACTCAGACACGATCGACCTCTACGATGACGAAGGAAAACTTCTGAAGAGTGGGGTCACACTTGAGAAGGTCAGCCCGGTCGTCAACCCGGCGATCAAAAGAATCATCGACATGACCAAGCGGACGATCGCGGTCAATCTGGCCGGGATCGAGAACGGGATCAAGACCGGTGCGGTCGGCGGCAAAGCAAACCAGATCGCCGGACGGACCCTTGACCTCGACATTGTCAAGGATGTCGATGCCATCAAGGCAAAGATCCAGGAGATGGTCCAGGTCGAAGAGGGCGACGACACCAACATCAAGGACTTCGGAGGCAAACTTCTCCTTGTCGAGGTGCCGAAGGCCCGTATCGACGCGGCCGCCACCTATGACGCGGCGACCACCGCAGTCGCGGCGGCGACCACCTACGCGATCATCGACCAGTACGACATCGGCCCCTTCGACGGCCCGATGGTCAAGGCGGCGGTCTGGGGCACCTACCCGCAGACCATGGACATGAGCGGAGCAAATGTCAGCTCGATCCTGTCCATCCCGCAGAAGAACGAAGGCCTTGGCTTTGCCCTGAGAAACATCCCGGCCAACCACGTCGTGATGATCACCGGCCGGAACGCCATGCAGGGTGCGGCCCTTTCCTCGACCTTCGAACAGGCGGGCCAGTTCGAGATGGGCAACGCCATCGGCCCCTTCGAGCGTGCCCAGCTCCTTGGCTACGCCTACCAGGGCCTCAACGCCAACAACCTGGTCTACGACCTGGTCAAGACCAACGGCCAGAGCGGGACAATTGGTACCGTGGTCCAGTCCCTGGTCGAACGCGCGATCGAGGACAAGGTTATCGCACCGGGCAAGAAGGGCGGGTACTTCCAGTATTATGACACCAAGGACCCGATGCTCTGGAACGCCTATGCGGCAGCCGGCACCCTGGCCGGGACGATGGTCAACTGTGGTGCCGGGCGGTTCGCCCAGGCGGTCTCCTCGACGCTCCTGTACTTCAACGACCTGCTTGAGCACGAGACTGGCCTGCCAGGCTGTGACTATGGCCGTGTGATGGGGACCGCAGTCGGTTTCTCCTTCTTCAGCCACTCCATCTATGGCGGCGGTGGCCCCGGGGTCTTCAACGGCAACCACGTCGTGACCAGGCATTCGGCCGGCTTTGCCATCCCATGTGTGGTCTCGGCCTGCTGTCTTGACGCAGGCACACAGATGTTTGCACCGGAGGGCACCTCCAAGATCTATGGCGAGACCTATGGCCAGATCGAGGAGTTCGCACGGCCGATCCAGAACATCGCAAAGGAAGTGTAAAGGTAGCCGCTGATGACAGAAGCCACATATCCCCAATGTAGGATTGTGCCTGCGCGTTTCCTCAACCCAGAGACGGTGGAACGTCTCCTCAACAGGATCCTGGAGGTTGGCGGGATCAGGCGGTTGGTCCTGAACGGACCCCGCCTCCCCACCACCGTTCCCTATGGCCCGGCCCGGGGTACCCCAAACCCCCACCCGATGCGAAAGGTGATCAGGGTCGGAGACCAGGACATGGAACTCCAGGTACATGTAGGAACGATCCTCCTCGAACTCGAAGACCGGTCGTACATCGACCCTATCAGACAGGCATGTGACGAAGTCTTCGTGAAGTTCCCGTACGGTTTCACGGAAGGGAAATTCATAAAGACCCAGGCGACCGTTTCAGATTATGCAAAATACGGACCCGACGCCGACACATTCATCCTCGGGATGACAGACCCGAAGAGCCGGGGCGGGCCCCTTATTATTCAAGGACTCAAGTGATTACTATGCCGATCGGAAGGGTAACCCAGGTAGTGGACTGCAGAGAGAGTATGGGCATGGGCAAAGGCGGAGGCCTTGCCCAGCGAGGGACCATTTCAGAATGCCGCAGCCCCGACGTGATCGTCGTCGGGATGTCGCCAGGACGCAGGCATGTGACAAAGCCGGTCTGCGACATCACGTCCGCCCTGAGAAGAGAAGGGGTGGAGTTCTCGGTGAGCACGCTCGTGCTGAACGCGGGGAGCGGTGTTCCTCCTGATGCCCCCGGAATTGCGGGGTCAGTCCTTGGCGCCTACTTCGGGCTCACCCCCCAGGAGATCGAGCAGATCGAAGAGCATAAGGTCGCGATTCTCCACCACGGGAACGTCAGGTCCCATGTGGTACAGAAGGTCAGGTTCATCCTGGAGCATGTCGACGTCAAGGCGGTCGTCGTCTCCCAGTGCCCGATCGATTATGAGGATCTCGCAAAAGAGGGCGTCAAGACCGCCCTCGTCATGCCACCGCCCGATAGGGTCAAGACCAGGGGAACCGTCGAGGCGATCGTCTCCGGGATCACCCGTGGCCAGACCCCTACAAGGGAAAAGATGGCTGAAGTCATCTCAACCGTTACCAGATTGATGAAAGAACAAAACCCAAGGTGAAATTGTCTATGGCATATAAACCACAGTTCGGACCGGGCACCACTGTCGTCGCCGAGAACCGGCGCAAGCAGATGAACCCGGACTACCAGCTTGAGAAGCTGCGTGAAGTAACTGACGAGGACATCGTCCTGATCCTTGGCCACCGCGCCCCTGGTGCGGCCTATCCAACGGCCCACCCGCCCCTGGCCGAGCAGCAGGAACCCGCATGTCCGATCAGAAAGATCGTCGAGCCGACCGAGGGCGCAAAGGCCGGCGACCGCGTCCGCTATATCCAGTTTGCGGACTCCATGTTCAACGCACCCTGTCAGCCGTACCAGAGGACATACAGTGAGTGCTACCGCTTCCGCGGCATCGACCCGGGCACCCTCTCTGGCCGCCAGATTGTCGAGTGCCGCGAGCGCGACCTGGAAGGATATTCCAAGGAACTGATCAACACCGAGGTCTTTGACCCGGCCAGGACCGGTATCCGCGGTGCGACCGTGCACGGCCACTCCCTCCGTCTTGCAGAGGACGGTATGATGTTCGACATGCTCCAGCGCTGCGTCCTCGGCGACGACGGCGTCGTCAGGTATGTCAAGAACCAGATCGGTGAGCCTCTCGACCGTGCAGTCGAGGTCGGCAAGCCGATGGACGAGGCCTGGCTGAAGACGCACACCACCATGTTCCACTCCCTCGCAGGGACCGGGTTCCGCGAGGACCAGGAATATGTCGAGTATGTGCAGCGGATCCACTCGCTGAGAACGAAGTACGGCTTCATGCCGAAGGAGGAGTGATAGACATGGCAAAGATTGAAAGGGCGCAGAAGCTGTTCCTCAAGTCACTCAAGGAGAAGTTCCAGGACCAGGATGTCCAGTCCGAGAAGACCGAGTTCTACAAGTTCGGTGGCATCCGCCAGTCCCCAAGAAAACTTGAGTTCATGAAAGCAAGTCAGGCCGTAGAGATGCAGCGCGGGATGGCGATGTACGACCCCGAACGTTGTCATCTCGGCGGTCTGCCGATGGGGCAGCGTCAGCTGATGACCTACGAGGTCTCTGGCACCGGAGTCTATGTCGAGGGCGACGACCTGCACTTCGTCAACAATTCTGCGATGCAGCAGATGTGGGACGACATCCGCAGGACAGTCATCGTCGGCATGGACCTTGCCCACGCCACCCTCCAGAAGAGGCTTGGCAAAGAGGTCACCCCTGAGACGATCAACGAGTACCTCCACATCCTCAACCACGCCATGCCTGGTGCGGCCGTGGTTCAGGAGCACATGGTCGAGACCCACCCGGGACTTGTCGACGACTGTTATGTGAAGGTCTTCACCGGCGACGACGAACTCGCCGACGACATCGAACCCCAGTTCCTCCTTGATGTCGAGAAGCTCTTCCCGGCCAAGTCGGCAGAGGCCCTCAAGGCCGCGGTCGGCAAGTCGATGTGGCAGGCGATCCATATCCCGACCATCGTCTCCAGGACATGCGACGGCGGTACCACCTCCAGGTGGTCTGCGATGCAGATCGGGATGTCCTACATCGCCGCGTACCGCATGTGCGCCGGCGAGGCGGCGGTCGCCGACCTCTCCTTTGCCGCAAAGCACGCGGGCGTCATCCAGATGGCCGACATCCTGCCGGCACGGCGTGCCCGCGGTCCGAACGAGCCGGGCGGGATCAAGTTCGGTCACTTCTCCGACATGATCCAGACCGACCGGAAGTACCCCAACGACCCGGCCAAGGCGGCTCTCGAGGTCGTCGGTGCAGGTACCATGCTCTTCGACCAGATCTGGCTTGGTTCCTACATGTCAGGCGGTGTCGGGTTCAC
This window encodes:
- a CDS encoding hydrogenase iron-sulfur subunit, which codes for MAEEEWQPKIIAIICNWCSYAGADLAGSARTQYPPDVRAIRVMCTGRVDPLFIMKAFADGADGVLVSGCHFGDCHYIAGNYKCAKRMFLLKSVLKDLGIDDKRLRMTFVSASEGAKWAMVMEDVVKTVKELGPSPINQLKQ
- a CDS encoding molybdopterin dinucleotide binding domain-containing protein, with the translated sequence MPEIELNLISGRSIQQGVSMEAGKEKPAYTKACGIIEMDDADFKRLGAWRNTNVRVTSEYGSVVVKAVQTTQGPHPGLAFIPMGPWANMVISPKTYSTGMPTFKGVPVTVDVAEDEPVYDSLDLVRKACKGEI
- a CDS encoding formylmethanofuran dehydrogenase subunit B, with protein sequence MAKIISDVVCPFCGTLCDDLEVKVSDDGKEILEVYNACVIGTEKFLHSQAEDRLKVPQMQDEEGNSKDVSVDDAVEYTAQMLCNAKKPLMYGWSSTNCEAQSVGHEIAELVGAVVDNTATVCHGTTLIALQDVGVPSCTLGEVKNRADRIVFWGCNPAHAHPRHMSRYSIFPRGFFTGKGHKARKMVVVDPRSTDTAKMADLHMQIEQGRDYELLSALRVAIRGNPLPETVAGIPRETIQDVAETLKSGRFVIIFFGMGVTQSLSKNHNIDIAISLTRDLNDYTKAAIMPMRGHYNVTGSGQVLGWQFGYPFCVDLSRGFARYNPGDSTSNDLLRRGEVDAVFVLGSDPGAHFPISSVKKIAHLPSVCVDPHFTPTSAVCKLHMPVAFVGVEEAGCAYRMDNVPIETRKVVDAPEGMLSDEEFLKRVLTRVKEIKGVA
- a CDS encoding CoB--CoM heterodisulfide reductase iron-sulfur subunit A family protein; amino-acid sequence: MAEEKKQPRIGVFVCHCGTNIAGTIDVEAVKDYATTLPNVAVADHYQYMCSTPGQQMIKDAIKENDLTGVVVAACTPRLHEPTFRTATQEGGLNPFRFEMANIRDQNSWVHMHDSEGATEKAKDAVRIAVAKASLLEDLYPKSVPVEHAAMVVGGGVGGIQAALDLANAGIKTYLIEKSPTVGGRMSQLDKTFPTLDCSQCILTPKMVDVGRHPNIELHTYTEVEAVDGYIGNFEITLRKKARGVMSQDEATAKGIIGGGCNGCGDCEAACPVIKPNPFELGMAPRKAIYIYHPQVVPLVYTVDFDSCVKCGLCVEACGDKKAIDLEMEDTFETVKVGSVILATGYEMFPIEKKREWGYKQFDNVITSLEFERLICASGPTGGHLVRPSDGETPMKVAFLLCAGSRDNTGVGKPYCSRFCCMYSLKHAHQVMEKIPGCQPYIFYMDIRSFGKMYEEFYYRIQNEGAKFIRGRVANILEDPKTKNLHVYAEDTLLGRPVDIEVDMAVLAAAIQPAADTDHVRHLFGVSCSQDGWLLEAHPKLNPCGTTTAGIFLAGVCQGPKDIPDTVAQAEGAASAASIPIHMGKVDLEPYFAQCIEEKCAGCGMCINQCPYSALELIEKDGRTVMHVTEAKCKGCGTCGGFCPGGAIYMQHFTTPQIVAQIDAFLLGGEE
- the hdrC gene encoding CoB--CoM heterodisulfide reductase subunit C; protein product: MAKGYNDPAMEEKFQDRYFHATTETNPEFIKEIERLGRTPAHMCFQCGTCTGSCPSAPRSSYRIRKFMRRAVLGLEKEALTDPDLWLCTTCYSCADRCPRDIAPTDVIMAMRNLAFKEDIVPRNFLKTIQLIYKTGHGVPNNDANRAARLKLGLEAEPETTHKYPEFIPGIQKILDHYHMKETADRILSEGEQ
- the hdrB gene encoding CoB--CoM heterodisulfide reductase subunit B, which codes for MHEYAFFLGCIAPNRYPGCEAAAIRTSRNVGIELLPLKGASCCPAPGAFGAVDLRVWYAMAARNICLAEEMGKDITLICNGCYKSIYEVNERLKEDDELRDEANEVLAEIDMEFKGSVDVYHLAELYYDPKVCGVEKIRESVVRPLDGTKIAVHYGCHLLKPLKERRFTNSENPMWIEELVDALGAESVQYRNKMQCCGAGGGVRGFDLAHSLDITNEKMINIADAGADALTEVCPFCQLQFDRGQVEIKDKFGIEWGLPVLHYNELLGLAQGMSPQELALDLHAIDCKPFLDKIL